The following are encoded together in the Actinobacillus lignieresii genome:
- a CDS encoding porin, producing the protein MKKTLVALAVTAFAASASAVTVYDAEGTKVQVDGSLRLVLEQASSKTKYANGKTVKNKNAHSQLRNAGSRFGVRVNHDLGNDFYALGRLEIRFDKNNSDDQFGDLYAKRAYVGLGSKQYGEVTFGRQLTIADDYGQTDDYEYGIVPSYIATSGNQVIRYDYKGIEGLQIGANYNFAEKRNARGEVLVNELKNAYGLGAVYETQLGGNTFNVEGGIGRSNYATGTNHKHYQDGYELALGYAIGDFKLVSDFGYKYEKNGAARTKAFFVAPGFQYQVIPASRIYGNYLYERAETTVDEKDAAKAKKHGFLLGVDYQLHKQVVAFVEGKYVQSKDYIAGNGYKYTGKEIDKAIGVGMRVFW; encoded by the coding sequence ATGAAAAAAACTCTAGTTGCATTAGCAGTAACGGCATTCGCAGCATCAGCTTCAGCTGTAACAGTGTATGACGCAGAAGGTACTAAAGTACAGGTTGATGGTTCTTTACGTTTAGTGCTTGAACAAGCAAGTTCAAAAACTAAATATGCAAACGGTAAAACAGTAAAAAATAAAAATGCGCATTCACAATTACGTAATGCTGGCTCACGTTTTGGTGTACGTGTAAATCATGACTTAGGTAATGATTTCTATGCATTAGGTCGTTTAGAAATTCGTTTTGATAAAAACAATTCAGATGACCAATTTGGTGATTTATACGCTAAACGTGCATATGTTGGTTTAGGTAGCAAACAGTATGGTGAAGTAACATTTGGTCGTCAATTAACAATTGCTGATGATTACGGTCAAACAGATGATTACGAATACGGTATCGTACCATCATATATCGCAACTTCAGGTAACCAAGTGATCCGTTATGACTATAAAGGTATTGAAGGTTTACAAATTGGTGCAAACTATAATTTCGCTGAAAAACGTAATGCGAGAGGTGAAGTTTTAGTAAATGAACTCAAAAATGCATATGGTTTAGGTGCGGTATATGAAACGCAATTAGGTGGTAACACATTTAATGTTGAAGGTGGTATCGGTCGTTCTAACTATGCAACAGGTACAAACCACAAACATTACCAAGATGGTTATGAATTAGCATTAGGTTATGCTATTGGTGACTTTAAATTAGTTTCCGATTTCGGTTATAAATATGAGAAAAATGGTGCAGCGCGTACTAAAGCATTCTTTGTAGCTCCAGGCTTCCAATACCAAGTTATCCCTGCTTCACGTATCTATGGTAACTACCTATATGAACGTGCAGAAACAACAGTAGATGAAAAAGATGCAGCAAAAGCGAAAAAACACGGTTTCTTATTAGGCGTAGATTATCAATTACATAAACAAGTTGTAGCATTTGTTGAAGGTAAATACGTTCAGTCAAAAGATTATATTGCAGGTAATGGTTATAAATACACTGGTAAAGAAATTGACAAAGCTATCGGTGTAGGTATGCGCGTATTCTGGTAA